A single Ignavibacteriales bacterium DNA region contains:
- a CDS encoding tetratricopeptide repeat protein, with protein MLRKKKDFAQKKEIKPSSMTARYYEMADWFEKSRKEVVMASLIVVVAVAAYFLVGYYRGLDNEKASLDLAKVMAIYDSGSYIEAIDGRPTENVKGLKSLVDTYAGTENGETARIYLANSYYALGKYPEAKEQYDAYSGSNELLQATALAGLAACYEAENNPAEAAGYYMKASNVSDDMVFKPKYLLYAGINYLEAGDTEEAKKLFKLVKKDYSKSAFVRDIDRYLAQVQ; from the coding sequence ATGCTGAGGAAAAAGAAAGATTTCGCGCAGAAAAAAGAAATCAAACCAAGTTCAATGACCGCCCGTTATTACGAAATGGCCGACTGGTTTGAAAAATCAAGAAAAGAAGTTGTGATGGCATCACTCATCGTGGTGGTTGCCGTGGCAGCGTATTTTCTGGTCGGATACTACAGAGGGCTTGATAACGAAAAAGCGAGCCTTGATCTTGCAAAGGTAATGGCAATTTACGATAGCGGCTCCTATATTGAAGCCATTGACGGCCGCCCTACCGAAAATGTAAAAGGACTCAAATCACTGGTTGATACTTACGCAGGAACTGAGAATGGCGAAACAGCACGGATATATCTGGCAAACAGCTATTATGCACTTGGTAAATATCCCGAAGCTAAAGAGCAGTATGATGCATACTCCGGCTCCAATGAACTTCTCCAGGCAACAGCTCTGGCCGGTCTGGCAGCATGTTATGAAGCTGAGAACAATCCGGCAGAAGCTGCAGGGTATTATATGAAAGCTTCCAATGTTTCCGATGATATGGTGTTTAAGCCAAAATATCTCCTTTATGCCGGTATCAATTATCTTGAAGCAGGCGATACCGAGGAAGCAAAAAAACTCTTTAAACTTGTAAAGAAAGATTATAGCAAATCTGCATTTGTTCGGGATATTGACCGATATCTTGCACAAGTGCAATAA
- a CDS encoding VCBS repeat-containing protein, whose amino-acid sequence MKKLYLSVAFVLAFFFTAEAQLNVNATGNLFGVGTGLPDSLRPYSTDKGARTVHYAGDLDGDSKIEFIGTDYTNGGRVHVWELSASNTLELVWSSARRSGISSGSTPRWVRTGDLDGDGNKEIIFPLTSGTADFEIHVYEYQGLGDNNYGTEPAFILPANYFAAQGVGNFRTNREVGTVADFDGDGLDELIMSNRDHGVYILGVFGSFPGFASWQLEGGDPAVVTANSKVFSVSHWESQLADVAGNDKPIIVNMHWNFMGFWGIKPRGTDSYSYPDTGVVGFYSEVTRGTLGDHVGYMGFTVADVDGDGSDEIGAVLYGGDSLTYGLGLLNFSAQDTGLYIFDPSKFGVISPNGWTAGGATAGSFWGIGSGDFNGNGKTEILLGGTNEYNIVAVEYNGSGSLLDPANYTNTVYYDGQKPRIWAFVDIYDSVGTIVDTVFTESPFISKFTKAFDSDGDGALEIAAAYQSIYDSTTIRNYVWNAGTSTYDLTTTTKVNNERKINLIHFEATSTGLELKELDFISPDDYVLAQNFPNPFNPSTMLRFSLPVDKQISLKIYDMLGNEVKTLINNEFLAKGSYEMNWDGTSNAGAKVASGNYVAELQFGNFTKTIKMQMLK is encoded by the coding sequence GTGAAAAAACTATACTTATCCGTTGCCTTTGTACTGGCATTCTTTTTCACTGCTGAAGCGCAGCTGAATGTTAATGCAACCGGCAACCTTTTCGGCGTCGGCACCGGATTGCCTGACTCCTTAAGGCCATACAGCACTGATAAAGGTGCAAGAACCGTTCACTATGCAGGTGACCTGGATGGTGACTCAAAAATAGAGTTTATTGGTACTGACTATACCAATGGCGGACGCGTCCATGTCTGGGAACTGAGTGCTTCAAACACTCTGGAACTGGTATGGTCATCAGCAAGAAGATCAGGCATCAGCTCAGGATCTACACCCCGCTGGGTGAGAACCGGTGATCTTGACGGCGACGGCAACAAAGAAATTATTTTCCCGCTCACAAGCGGTACAGCTGACTTTGAAATTCATGTTTATGAATATCAGGGTTTAGGCGATAACAATTACGGCACAGAACCTGCATTCATCCTTCCTGCAAATTATTTTGCCGCGCAGGGTGTTGGCAACTTCAGAACAAACCGCGAAGTTGGTACTGTTGCTGATTTTGACGGTGACGGTCTTGATGAACTTATCATGTCCAACCGTGACCATGGTGTATATATCCTCGGTGTATTCGGTTCATTCCCCGGATTCGCAAGCTGGCAGCTTGAAGGCGGAGATCCTGCAGTTGTCACCGCGAATAGCAAAGTATTCAGTGTGTCTCACTGGGAATCACAGCTTGCTGATGTAGCAGGTAATGACAAACCTATTATTGTTAATATGCACTGGAACTTCATGGGCTTCTGGGGCATCAAGCCAAGAGGAACTGATTCTTACAGCTATCCTGATACCGGTGTTGTTGGTTTCTATTCAGAAGTTACACGCGGAACCTTAGGCGACCACGTTGGTTATATGGGCTTTACCGTAGCTGACGTTGATGGTGATGGCAGTGATGAAATTGGCGCTGTTCTTTACGGCGGTGACTCACTTACCTACGGACTTGGTCTTCTTAACTTCTCAGCTCAGGATACCGGTCTCTATATATTCGACCCTTCAAAGTTCGGTGTAATTTCACCTAATGGCTGGACAGCAGGCGGAGCCACAGCAGGTTCCTTCTGGGGTATCGGCTCAGGTGACTTTAACGGAAACGGTAAAACCGAAATTCTGCTCGGCGGTACCAATGAATATAACATTGTTGCAGTTGAATACAACGGTTCAGGCAGCCTTCTTGATCCGGCAAACTATACCAACACTGTTTATTATGACGGACAGAAACCAAGAATCTGGGCATTCGTTGATATCTATGATTCAGTCGGAACCATTGTTGACACCGTATTTACTGAAAGCCCTTTCATTTCAAAATTCACCAAAGCATTTGATTCAGACGGCGACGGTGCTCTTGAAATTGCTGCTGCTTACCAGAGTATCTATGATTCAACAACCATCAGAAACTATGTCTGGAATGCAGGCACTTCAACTTATGACCTGACTACCACAACAAAGGTCAACAATGAAAGAAAAATCAATCTCATTCACTTCGAAGCAACCAGCACCGGTCTCGAACTGAAAGAACTTGATTTCATTTCTCCTGATGACTATGTTCTGGCTCAGAACTTCCCGAATCCGTTCAACCCATCAACCATGCTGAGATTCTCTCTGCCGGTTGACAAACAGATCTCACTGAAGATTTATGATATGCTCGGAAACGAAGTAAAGACCCTCATTAATAATGAATTCCTTGCAAAGGGTTCGTATGAAATGAACTGGGATGGTACTTCAAACGCCGGTGCCAAGGTTGCCAGCGGTAACTATGTTGCTGAACTTCAGTTCGGTAACTTCACAAAGACCATTAAAATGCAGATGCTGAAATAA
- the frr gene encoding ribosome recycling factor — MMEQIIKDAKSKMDKSLEALRSELAKIRTGKATTALLDTIKVDYYGTISPLKQAANVTVLDAHTLAVTPWDKSMVQAIDKAIREANLGFNPMSDGTNIKIPVPPLTQERRKELVKLVKKFGEESKIAVRNIRRDANEHLKKKQKDEKLPEDDLKHAEQRIQKMTDDHTKQVDEVLAHKEKEVMEV, encoded by the coding sequence ATAATGGAACAAATTATCAAAGACGCAAAGAGCAAGATGGACAAATCCCTTGAAGCTCTTCGCAGTGAATTAGCCAAAATCAGAACCGGCAAAGCAACCACTGCCCTGCTGGATACCATTAAAGTGGACTATTACGGTACCATTTCACCCCTTAAACAGGCGGCGAATGTAACCGTTCTGGATGCTCATACTCTCGCTGTAACCCCGTGGGACAAATCCATGGTCCAAGCCATAGACAAAGCAATCCGTGAAGCAAATCTTGGATTTAACCCCATGAGTGACGGCACCAATATCAAAATTCCCGTTCCCCCGCTCACCCAGGAAAGAAGAAAAGAACTGGTTAAACTGGTTAAAAAGTTTGGTGAAGAAAGCAAAATTGCCGTCCGTAATATCAGACGCGATGCTAACGAACATCTGAAGAAGAAACAAAAAGATGAAAAACTTCCTGAAGATGATCTGAAACATGCCGAACAGCGCATTCAGAAAATGACCGATGATCACACCAAACAGGTTGATGAAGTTCTGGCGCACAAAGAAAAAGAAGTGATGGAAGTTTAG
- a CDS encoding UMP kinase: protein MSSLKYKRILLKLSGESLMGSKGFGIDANVLEFFADEVKKVHSVGVQLGIVIGGGNIFRGLSATDQGIERVTGDQMGMLATMINSLALQNAIERKGVYTRLMSAIDMQEIAEPYIRRRAIRHLEKNRVVIFGAGTGHPYFSTDTAASLRAVEIEADIIIKGTRVDGIFDSDPEKNASAVKYDEITYLDILQKNLKVMDLTAVSLCQENKLPMVVFNMDKPGNLLALVTGEKVGTVVQD, encoded by the coding sequence ATGAGCTCTTTAAAATACAAACGGATATTACTCAAACTCAGCGGTGAATCCCTCATGGGTTCCAAAGGATTCGGCATTGACGCGAATGTACTGGAGTTTTTTGCTGATGAAGTAAAAAAAGTACACAGCGTTGGCGTGCAGCTTGGCATTGTTATCGGCGGCGGCAATATCTTCCGCGGACTGAGTGCAACCGATCAGGGCATTGAAAGAGTTACCGGTGATCAGATGGGTATGCTTGCAACCATGATTAACTCACTCGCGCTCCAGAATGCCATAGAACGGAAGGGTGTATATACCCGCCTGATGAGCGCCATTGATATGCAGGAAATTGCAGAGCCGTATATCCGCCGCAGGGCAATCCGCCACCTTGAGAAAAACAGAGTGGTCATCTTCGGAGCCGGAACCGGGCACCCGTATTTCAGTACCGATACCGCTGCATCACTGCGCGCGGTTGAAATTGAAGCTGATATTATAATTAAAGGAACCAGAGTTGACGGCATCTTCGACTCAGATCCTGAAAAAAATGCCTCTGCAGTTAAGTATGACGAAATAACCTATCTGGATATTCTGCAGAAAAACCTGAAAGTAATGGATCTGACAGCAGTTTCCCTCTGCCAGGAAAATAAGCTCCCCATGGTAGTCTTTAATATGGATAAACCAGGCAATCTTCTGGCATTGGTTACCGGCGAAAAAGTCGGAACTGTTGTTCAGGACTGA
- the tsf gene encoding translation elongation factor Ts translates to MNITASMVNDLRNKTGAGMMDCKKALMESGGDEEKAIDILRKKGAAVALKRADKTANEGIVIAKVSADSTAAVMVEVNCETDFVAKSEDFKKFAEYVVEKAFAVKAASPEDLMAKVPELEGELSAVAGKVGERTIISRLKYVENKTGCVIDYIHYGSRLGVLISYDNVAAGKVAAFTTLGRNIAIQVAAMTPSVVYREEVDPKVIAHEMEIYKDMARQEKKPENLLEKIAQGRLNKYFQEVCLYEQSYFSENSKQIKDLLDEFNKAEVTAVKINSFVRYNLSDPKE, encoded by the coding sequence ATGAATATAACTGCAAGCATGGTTAATGACCTGCGCAATAAAACCGGCGCGGGCATGATGGATTGTAAAAAAGCCCTGATGGAATCAGGCGGTGACGAAGAAAAAGCAATTGATATACTCCGTAAAAAAGGCGCTGCAGTCGCTCTTAAGAGAGCTGACAAAACCGCCAACGAAGGTATTGTAATAGCAAAAGTTTCCGCTGACAGCACAGCAGCCGTGATGGTTGAAGTGAACTGCGAAACCGACTTCGTTGCAAAATCTGAAGACTTCAAAAAGTTTGCTGAATATGTGGTTGAAAAAGCATTCGCAGTTAAAGCTGCATCTCCGGAAGACCTTATGGCTAAAGTTCCGGAACTTGAAGGCGAACTTTCAGCAGTTGCAGGCAAAGTTGGAGAGAGAACCATCATCTCCCGCCTGAAATATGTTGAAAACAAAACCGGATGCGTTATTGATTATATACACTATGGCTCACGCCTCGGTGTTTTAATCAGCTATGACAATGTAGCCGCCGGTAAAGTTGCCGCTTTCACCACACTCGGACGCAACATTGCTATTCAGGTTGCCGCAATGACTCCTTCCGTGGTTTACCGCGAAGAAGTTGATCCGAAAGTGATCGCTCATGAAATGGAAATTTATAAGGATATGGCCCGTCAGGAAAAGAAACCTGAAAACCTGCTCGAGAAGATCGCACAGGGCCGCCTGAATAAATATTTCCAGGAAGTTTGTCTCTACGAACAGTCCTACTTCTCAGAGAATTCGAAGCAGATTAAAGACCTGCTTGATGAGTTCAATAAAGCAGAAGTTACCGCTGTTAAGATTAACTCCTTTGTGAGATATAACCTCAGCGATCCGAAAGAATAA
- the rpsB gene encoding 30S ribosomal protein S2 encodes MPKLDLLQLVEAGAHFGHLTRRWNPKMKPYIFMEKNGIHIIDLKKTQVLVDEVAQAISDFVAQGNRILFVGTKKQAKNILETEARRCEMNWVTERWLGGMLTNFATIKKSIKRLQGIEKQESDGTFEMRTKKERLFLSREKAKLRNVFEGMETMPRLPNALFVVDIKKEAIAVQEAKKLNIPVFAIVDTNCDPDTVDYVIPANDDAVKTIELITKVIADAIIEGNMKSKEVKAEAAAETERVAKEGRPPRKEQKKDTEKA; translated from the coding sequence ATGCCAAAACTCGATTTACTTCAGTTGGTTGAAGCCGGAGCACATTTCGGTCATCTTACACGCCGCTGGAACCCCAAAATGAAGCCCTATATCTTCATGGAGAAGAACGGGATTCACATCATTGACCTCAAGAAAACCCAGGTACTCGTTGACGAAGTTGCTCAGGCAATTTCCGATTTCGTTGCTCAGGGCAACAGGATTCTTTTCGTAGGAACCAAGAAACAGGCCAAAAACATCCTCGAAACCGAAGCACGCCGCTGCGAAATGAACTGGGTCACCGAAAGATGGCTCGGAGGTATGCTTACCAACTTTGCTACCATTAAGAAAAGCATTAAACGCCTTCAGGGTATCGAAAAACAGGAGTCAGACGGCACCTTTGAAATGAGAACCAAGAAAGAGCGTCTCTTCCTTTCCCGTGAAAAAGCTAAGCTCAGAAACGTATTCGAAGGTATGGAAACCATGCCTCGCCTTCCAAATGCTCTCTTTGTTGTTGATATCAAGAAAGAAGCTATTGCGGTTCAGGAAGCTAAGAAACTCAACATCCCGGTTTTCGCGATTGTTGATACCAACTGTGATCCGGATACCGTTGACTACGTTATCCCTGCAAACGATGATGCAGTAAAAACCATCGAACTGATTACCAAGGTGATTGCCGACGCTATTATTGAAGGCAACATGAAATCTAAAGAGGTAAAAGCCGAAGCAGCCGCTGAAACAGAGAGAGTTGCTAAAGAAGGCAGACCTCCCCGTAAAGAACAGAAAAAGGATACTGAAAAAGCATGA
- the rpsI gene encoding 30S ribosomal protein S9: protein MVEKIFIGRRKTSVARLIMKPGTGKITVNGREFEKYFTQEVHRSDILNPLTLTGETGKYDLQANITGGGLTGQSQAMRLAIARALVAEMPEARTQIKPHGMLTRDPRMVERKKYGRPKARKRFQFSKR, encoded by the coding sequence ATGGTAGAAAAGATATTTATCGGAAGAAGAAAGACCTCAGTTGCCCGCCTCATTATGAAGCCGGGAACAGGCAAAATCACCGTTAACGGCAGAGAATTTGAGAAATACTTCACACAGGAAGTTCATCGCTCAGATATTCTTAATCCCCTCACCCTTACCGGTGAGACAGGGAAATATGACCTGCAGGCCAACATAACCGGCGGCGGTCTTACCGGACAGAGCCAGGCTATGCGTCTTGCTATTGCAAGAGCTTTAGTAGCTGAAATGCCTGAAGCACGCACTCAGATTAAGCCACACGGTATGCTTACCCGTGACCCCAGAATGGTTGAGCGTAAGAAATACGGACGTCCGAAAGCTCGAAAGAGATTCCAGTTCTCTAAGAGATAG
- the rplM gene encoding 50S ribosomal protein L13, producing the protein MTRFIKPEEAAQQWFVVDAKDKVLGRLATKVARVIRGKEKAVFTPNMDTGDFVVVINAEQIVLTGKRATQKEYFHYSGYPGGLKRKTVTEVRDKNPERLIHMAVRGMLPKNRLGDKLIKKLKVYKGPEHPHAAQKPENLSF; encoded by the coding sequence ATGACCAGGTTTATTAAACCGGAAGAGGCCGCTCAGCAGTGGTTTGTTGTTGATGCAAAAGATAAGGTATTAGGCCGTCTTGCCACCAAAGTTGCCCGTGTAATCCGCGGTAAGGAAAAAGCTGTTTTTACGCCGAATATGGATACCGGTGATTTTGTGGTTGTCATTAATGCCGAACAGATCGTTCTGACCGGTAAAAGAGCCACCCAGAAAGAGTATTTCCACTATTCTGGCTATCCGGGCGGATTAAAAAGAAAAACCGTCACCGAAGTTCGTGACAAAAACCCTGAAAGACTGATCCACATGGCAGTCCGCGGTATGCTCCCAAAGAACCGCCTGGGCGACAAACTTATTAAAAAGCTGAAGGTCTACAAAGGACCAGAGCACCCGCATGCAGCTCAGAAACCTGAGAATTTAAGTTTCTAA
- a CDS encoding DUF1624 domain-containing protein: MKSLTLLFKADLEGRNLTADLIKGIAVVLMFAVHLSELIAESSFYTSQAVTQTLFVLRPRGAPLFMAVMGYFLGGRKRPLSTGIKRGLALILSGILLNISLNASLLYKIVAGESFLNPWHFILGADILPLAGLSVMVIALFRHYAKDNLWLGAAVLMLVVLINELLPRGVQYESEVFRYFMVFIFSNDYWSYFPLFPWLVYPFAGYLFRIAEPRLQISPLMIKLLPFLLLLLFLAGAGLVYNDIAQLKLWYHHRWNVVIWNFLFFAGYIPLIHLIAAFFKENGLLLWISWLGKYVTVAYVVQWIIIGNAGTYFYKSVPAEWLVLWFAGVSLAVTGFIFVYKIFRNRKAGTKKDSART; this comes from the coding sequence ATGAAATCTCTTACACTTCTTTTCAAAGCCGACCTTGAAGGCAGAAATCTTACCGCAGATCTGATAAAAGGAATTGCGGTCGTTTTGATGTTTGCTGTCCACCTCTCCGAACTGATTGCCGAGTCATCTTTCTATACAAGCCAGGCAGTCACTCAGACTCTGTTTGTTCTCAGACCCCGCGGAGCCCCGCTTTTTATGGCGGTTATGGGCTACTTTCTTGGGGGAAGAAAAAGACCACTCTCCACTGGCATAAAAAGGGGATTGGCTCTTATTCTTAGCGGCATTTTACTCAACATTTCTTTGAATGCTTCATTGCTTTATAAGATTGTAGCCGGTGAATCGTTTCTTAATCCCTGGCACTTTATCCTTGGTGCGGACATTCTTCCGCTTGCGGGACTCAGTGTCATGGTTATTGCTTTGTTCAGGCATTATGCAAAAGATAATCTCTGGCTCGGCGCGGCAGTACTGATGCTGGTTGTCCTGATAAATGAACTTCTGCCGAGAGGTGTGCAGTATGAATCTGAAGTTTTCCGCTATTTTATGGTCTTTATTTTCAGCAATGATTACTGGTCGTACTTTCCGCTCTTCCCTTGGCTAGTTTATCCTTTTGCCGGATATCTTTTCCGGATTGCGGAACCCCGGCTGCAGATTTCTCCTCTGATGATTAAACTCCTGCCGTTTCTTCTTCTGCTGCTTTTTCTGGCAGGCGCGGGTCTCGTATATAACGACATTGCCCAGCTCAAACTGTGGTACCATCACCGGTGGAATGTTGTCATTTGGAACTTTCTCTTTTTCGCAGGATATATACCGCTTATACACCTTATTGCAGCTTTTTTTAAAGAAAACGGACTTCTGCTGTGGATTAGCTGGTTAGGTAAATATGTGACGGTAGCTTATGTAGTACAGTGGATTATTATCGGGAATGCCGGCACCTATTTTTATAAATCAGTTCCGGCGGAGTGGCTTGTTCTCTGGTTTGCAGGAGTTTCTCTTGCAGTAACCGGTTTCATTTTTGTGTATAAAATCTTTAGGAACAGAAAGGCAGGAACTAAAAAAGACTCCGCCCGAACTTAA
- a CDS encoding deoxyhypusine synthase, whose protein sequence is MKTKADYLKEVIEHIDIKKHDVTGLVDSMEKMAFQARNLYRGAKIYEMMVNDKESAVILTLAGSLFSAGLKKVVYDMIQNNMVDAIVSTGAIMVDQDFFEALGFKHYMGTQFVDDNEMRDLMIDRIYDTYIDEEELRICDETTGKIFDSLEPRPYSSRELLWEFGKYLDENGGPKVDDSVIYAAYKKNVPIFVPAFSDCSAGFGFVLHQTKNPDKHVSLDAAKDFLELTKIKLASKETGIFMIGGGVPKNFTQDIVVAADLLGEEAAMHKYAVQITVADERDGALSGSTLKEASSWGKVSTTYEQMVFAEATIAMPLIVGYVYHKGAWKSREAKEFTKLYQQEKALA, encoded by the coding sequence ATGAAAACAAAAGCAGATTACCTGAAAGAAGTAATTGAACATATTGATATTAAAAAGCATGATGTGACCGGGCTGGTTGATTCGATGGAGAAAATGGCATTCCAGGCAAGGAATCTCTACCGCGGTGCCAAAATCTATGAGATGATGGTTAATGACAAGGAAAGTGCAGTAATCCTTACCCTGGCGGGAAGTCTGTTTTCGGCCGGTCTGAAAAAAGTAGTTTATGACATGATCCAGAATAACATGGTTGACGCTATTGTTTCTACCGGTGCAATCATGGTTGACCAGGACTTTTTCGAGGCACTCGGATTCAAGCACTATATGGGCACACAGTTTGTTGATGACAACGAAATGCGCGATCTGATGATTGACCGTATTTACGATACCTATATTGATGAAGAAGAACTGAGAATCTGCGACGAAACCACAGGAAAGATTTTTGACAGTCTCGAGCCTCGTCCGTACTCCTCACGTGAACTTCTGTGGGAATTCGGAAAATACCTGGATGAAAACGGCGGGCCGAAGGTTGATGATTCCGTTATATATGCCGCGTATAAAAAGAATGTGCCGATTTTTGTTCCTGCATTCTCTGACTGCTCTGCCGGATTCGGATTCGTTCTGCACCAGACAAAAAATCCGGATAAGCATGTATCACTTGATGCAGCAAAGGATTTCCTTGAACTGACAAAAATTAAACTCGCAAGCAAAGAAACCGGCATCTTCATGATCGGCGGCGGAGTTCCGAAGAATTTCACACAGGATATCGTCGTAGCTGCCGACCTTCTCGGTGAAGAAGCTGCCATGCATAAATACGCAGTTCAGATAACCGTAGCGGACGAGCGTGACGGTGCACTCAGCGGCTCCACTCTTAAAGAAGCAAGCTCATGGGGCAAAGTATCAACTACCTACGAGCAGATGGTATTTGCTGAGGCAACCATTGCCATGCCGCTGATTGTGGGCTATGTATATCACAAAGGCGCCTGGAAGAGCCGTGAAGCAAAAGAATTCACCAAACTCTATCAGCAGGAAAAAGCACTAGCTTAA
- a CDS encoding FAD-binding protein, translating to MIYSCEIVLTPDKAGDKEELYIQAARKLKLNRGEITAVVPERRSIDGRSRDPVYRIQASVYTNELPSGSPYQFNFTPSDASKRAAIVGSGPAGLFAALKLIELGVTPVIFERGKNVRDRRRDLRAIQQFDTVNPDSNYCFGEGGAGTYSDGKLYTRSTKRGDIKRILSLLVHHGAHPDILIDAHPHIGSNKLPKVIEAIRNTILECGGEIHFGSRVTDIYTEHNRISGLQVNGSTDFVFNQIILAPGHSARDVFRMLERRNFALESKPYALGVRIEHPQEMINRKQYHNSKYIPLLPAASYSITCQAEGKGAFSFCMCPGGIIVPAATSPGEIVVNGMSMSRRDSKFANSGFVVTVDQRDFEQQGFGGIFAGMDFQQFIEQRAFSTTGTQQAPAQRVTDFLNGITSNSLPPASYIPGFKSVPLAEIFTEEITSALQSALRMADKKLSGFISEEAVICAPESRTSSPVTVLRDKETLESTSHQGLYPAGEGCGYAGGIISAAIDGERTAMALFQKYFS from the coding sequence GTGATCTATTCCTGCGAAATTGTCCTCACTCCCGATAAAGCCGGAGATAAGGAAGAATTATATATACAGGCAGCCCGTAAACTGAAACTGAACAGGGGCGAGATTACCGCCGTGGTGCCGGAACGGAGATCCATTGACGGACGCAGCCGCGATCCGGTTTACCGGATACAGGCCAGTGTATATACAAACGAACTTCCCTCCGGAAGCCCGTATCAGTTCAATTTTACTCCCTCGGATGCATCAAAGCGCGCGGCAATCGTTGGTTCAGGTCCGGCGGGATTGTTTGCCGCACTAAAACTGATTGAACTCGGCGTCACACCCGTCATCTTTGAACGGGGGAAGAATGTCCGGGACCGCAGACGCGATCTGAGAGCCATTCAGCAGTTCGATACCGTTAACCCGGACTCCAATTATTGCTTTGGTGAAGGAGGGGCGGGCACCTATAGCGACGGCAAACTTTATACACGCTCAACCAAACGGGGAGATATTAAGCGGATTCTATCACTGCTGGTGCATCATGGGGCTCATCCTGATATTCTGATTGACGCCCATCCCCACATCGGTTCCAACAAACTGCCTAAAGTAATCGAAGCAATACGGAATACCATCCTTGAGTGCGGCGGTGAGATTCATTTCGGATCACGTGTTACCGATATATATACGGAGCATAACCGGATTAGCGGGCTGCAGGTGAACGGCAGTACGGATTTTGTGTTTAATCAGATTATCCTTGCGCCGGGACACTCCGCGCGTGATGTTTTCCGTATGCTTGAGCGGAGAAATTTCGCCCTTGAAAGCAAACCCTATGCTCTTGGCGTGCGGATTGAGCATCCCCAGGAAATGATAAACCGGAAACAGTATCACAATTCCAAATATATACCGCTGCTGCCTGCGGCTTCATATTCCATAACCTGCCAGGCTGAGGGGAAAGGCGCGTTCTCATTTTGCATGTGTCCCGGAGGAATCATCGTTCCGGCGGCGACCAGTCCGGGTGAGATTGTGGTAAACGGTATGTCAATGTCCCGCCGGGACTCGAAATTCGCGAATTCCGGTTTTGTGGTAACTGTGGATCAGCGGGATTTTGAACAGCAGGGCTTCGGAGGCATTTTTGCCGGAATGGACTTCCAGCAGTTTATAGAGCAGAGGGCTTTTTCAACAACGGGGACACAGCAGGCCCCGGCTCAAAGAGTTACAGATTTCCTGAACGGCATTACTTCAAATTCCCTGCCGCCAGCCTCTTACATCCCGGGATTCAAATCCGTTCCTCTGGCGGAGATTTTCACGGAGGAAATCACCTCCGCGTTACAATCTGCTCTCAGGATGGCGGATAAAAAGCTTAGCGGATTTATCTCAGAGGAAGCGGTTATCTGTGCACCGGAATCCCGTACCTCATCCCCTGTTACCGTTCTCCGGGATAAGGAAACTCTTGAGAGCACCTCCCATCAGGGGCTCTACCCGGCCGGGGAAGGCTGCGGGTACGCCGGGGGCATCATCTCCGCTGCCATTGACGGCGAACGCACAGCCATGGCTCTTTTCCAAAAATATTTTTCATAA